From the genome of Haloterrigena sp. KLK7, one region includes:
- the gpmI gene encoding 2,3-bisphosphoglycerate-independent phosphoglycerate mutase has protein sequence MDAALIILDGWGLGDGTSRDAVEAADTPNFDRLADDGAYGTLEVAGRRVGLPDGQMGNSEVGHLNIGAGRVVYQEYTRISDSIADGSFRENDAINTAFDNARANDGKVHFVGLVSDGGVHSDHEHLHALIELAGDRDVEAVTHAITDGRDTSPTGGRDYLSTLEDVVAEHGTGDVATVTGRYYAMDRDQNWERTKRAYDAMVHREADHEAETAVEAVERSYDRQVTDEFVEPTLVEGGPALEDGDSVVWFNFRSDRARQLTRMLADIRSEDWADQFETSPPDAEVVMLTQYDKTFDLPIAYPPNQPEQVLGEVLADADRTQLRIAESEKYAHVTYFLNGGREIEFDGEIREIVESPDVPTYDLQPEMSAPEVTDTAVDTIESDDPDVLVLNYANPDMVGHTGDYEAAIEAVEAVDAQLGRLAETLEAAGSHVLITADHGNADDMGTEADPHTAHTYNLVPLVYVADDGTDGGRTVREGGTLADIAPTILELIDLEQPPEMTGESLLE, from the coding sequence ATGGACGCTGCGCTGATCATCCTCGACGGGTGGGGACTCGGCGACGGGACGAGCAGAGACGCCGTAGAAGCCGCCGACACGCCGAACTTCGACCGGCTCGCCGACGACGGCGCGTACGGGACGCTCGAGGTCGCGGGCCGGCGCGTCGGTCTCCCCGACGGGCAGATGGGCAACAGCGAGGTCGGCCACTTGAACATCGGCGCCGGTCGCGTGGTCTACCAGGAGTACACCCGGATCTCGGACTCGATCGCGGACGGCTCCTTCCGGGAGAACGACGCGATCAACACCGCGTTCGATAACGCCCGCGCGAACGACGGCAAGGTGCACTTCGTCGGCCTCGTCAGCGACGGCGGGGTCCACTCCGACCACGAGCACCTCCACGCGCTGATCGAACTGGCGGGCGACCGCGACGTCGAGGCCGTCACGCACGCGATCACGGACGGTCGGGACACCTCCCCGACCGGCGGTCGGGACTACCTCAGTACGCTCGAGGACGTCGTCGCCGAGCACGGAACGGGCGACGTGGCGACGGTCACGGGTCGCTACTACGCGATGGACCGCGACCAGAACTGGGAGCGGACGAAGCGGGCCTACGACGCGATGGTCCACCGCGAGGCCGACCACGAAGCCGAGACGGCCGTCGAGGCGGTCGAGCGATCCTACGACCGCCAGGTGACCGACGAGTTCGTCGAGCCGACCCTCGTTGAGGGCGGGCCGGCCCTCGAGGACGGCGACTCGGTCGTCTGGTTCAACTTCCGTTCCGATCGCGCCCGTCAACTCACGCGAATGCTGGCGGACATCCGGTCCGAGGACTGGGCCGATCAGTTCGAAACCAGCCCGCCGGACGCGGAGGTCGTGATGCTGACCCAGTACGACAAGACCTTCGACCTCCCGATCGCCTACCCGCCGAACCAGCCCGAGCAGGTGCTCGGCGAGGTGCTGGCCGACGCGGACCGGACGCAGCTTCGAATCGCCGAGTCCGAGAAGTACGCCCACGTCACCTACTTCCTGAACGGCGGCCGCGAGATCGAGTTCGACGGCGAGATCCGGGAGATCGTCGAGAGCCCGGACGTGCCGACCTACGATCTGCAACCGGAGATGAGCGCGCCCGAGGTGACCGACACCGCCGTTGATACCATTGAGTCGGACGATCCGGACGTCCTCGTGCTCAACTACGCCAACCCCGACATGGTCGGCCACACGGGCGACTACGAGGCCGCCATCGAGGCCGTCGAGGCCGTCGACGCCCAGCTCGGCCGGCTCGCGGAGACGCTCGAGGCCGCCGGCTCGCACGTCCTGATCACCGCGGATCACGGCAACGCCGACGACATGGGGACCGAGGCGGACCCCCACACCGCGCACACGTACAATCTCGTCCCGCTCGTCTACGTCGCCGACGACGGAACCGACGGCGGCCGGACGGTCCGCGAGGGCGGCACCCTCGCCGACATCGCGCCGACGATCCTCGAGCTGATCGACCTCGAGCAGCCCCCGGAGATGACCGGCGAGTCGCTGCTCGAGTAG
- a CDS encoding NAD(P)H-dependent oxidoreductase: MNVLIVLGHPRTDSLCGALAEAYREGALEAGCEVRELAVADCEFDPDVREVSPTDQRLEPDLREAQELIRWADHLVFVYPNWWGTMPARLKGFFDRVFTPGFAFVEYDEGEGAGHEGLLSDKTAELLVTMDMPPWVYRWIYRQPGNNAVKRATLGYAGIRTTRITNLGPVAESTPAEREAWLERATELGRDLADGPDSRSTRVRRRTTAWLKALRLQFYPMAWVAYTIGALAAVGSSDVFSSLAYWLGFAFLFCLEAATVLSNEYFDYPTDRENAFAGPFTGGSQVLVDGPLEFDDLRRGIAAALLFAVAAGGAALAVGPGSPVAPAAVMAVLGLLALGYTVPPLELSYRTLGELDVAVTHSTGVLLVGYVLLGGRATDPLPWLLSVPFLLSVLPSITLAGVPDRDADRAAGKETIAVRFGIDGAATVATATAGLACLTALAWMAFDVAGGAYGPLVALSVPHALGLCWLLRDRLWDRTEPARIDGLMAAALSFLSWFGVVPLLNLA, encoded by the coding sequence ATGAACGTCCTGATCGTCCTCGGCCATCCCCGGACCGACAGCCTCTGCGGCGCGCTGGCCGAGGCCTACCGCGAGGGGGCGCTCGAGGCCGGCTGCGAGGTCCGCGAACTCGCGGTCGCCGACTGCGAGTTCGATCCCGACGTCCGCGAGGTCTCGCCGACCGACCAGCGGCTGGAGCCCGACCTGCGGGAGGCCCAAGAGCTGATTCGATGGGCCGACCACCTCGTCTTCGTCTACCCGAACTGGTGGGGGACGATGCCGGCGCGCCTGAAGGGCTTCTTCGATCGCGTCTTCACCCCCGGCTTCGCGTTCGTCGAGTACGACGAGGGGGAGGGCGCGGGCCACGAGGGGTTGCTCTCCGATAAGACCGCCGAGCTACTCGTGACGATGGACATGCCGCCGTGGGTCTACCGCTGGATCTACCGCCAGCCGGGCAACAACGCCGTCAAACGGGCGACGCTGGGCTACGCGGGGATCCGCACCACGCGGATCACGAACCTCGGTCCCGTCGCGGAGTCGACGCCCGCGGAGCGCGAGGCGTGGCTCGAGCGGGCGACCGAACTGGGCAGGGACCTCGCCGACGGCCCCGACTCGCGGTCGACGCGCGTCCGCCGGCGGACGACGGCGTGGCTGAAAGCGCTGCGACTGCAGTTCTATCCGATGGCGTGGGTGGCCTACACCATCGGCGCGCTGGCGGCCGTGGGCTCGAGCGACGTGTTCTCCTCGCTCGCCTACTGGCTGGGCTTCGCGTTCCTCTTCTGCCTCGAGGCGGCGACGGTGCTCTCCAACGAGTACTTCGACTACCCGACCGACCGCGAGAACGCGTTCGCCGGCCCCTTCACCGGCGGCTCGCAGGTGCTGGTCGACGGCCCGCTCGAGTTCGACGATCTCAGACGGGGGATCGCCGCCGCCCTTCTGTTTGCCGTCGCCGCCGGCGGGGCCGCGCTCGCGGTCGGTCCCGGCTCGCCCGTCGCCCCGGCGGCCGTCATGGCCGTTCTGGGGCTGCTGGCGCTCGGCTACACGGTCCCGCCGCTCGAGCTCTCCTACCGAACCCTCGGAGAACTCGACGTGGCCGTCACCCACAGCACCGGGGTCCTGCTGGTCGGCTACGTCCTGCTCGGCGGGCGGGCGACCGACCCGCTCCCGTGGCTGCTCTCGGTGCCGTTCCTGCTGTCGGTGCTGCCGTCGATCACGCTGGCCGGCGTTCCGGACCGCGACGCCGACCGCGCCGCCGGCAAGGAGACGATCGCGGTCCGCTTCGGCATCGACGGCGCCGCGACGGTGGCCACGGCGACCGCGGGTCTGGCCTGTCTGACGGCGCTCGCCTGGATGGCGTTCGACGTCGCCGGCGGCGCCTACGGGCCGCTGGTCGCGCTCAGCGTCCCGCACGCGCTCGGGCTCTGCTGGCTCCTGCGGGATCGGCTGTGGGACCGGACGGAGCCCGCCCGGATCGACGGGCTGATGGCCGCCGCGCTTTCCTTTCTGAGCTGGTTCGGCGTCGTGCCGCTGCTCAACCTCGCCTGA
- a CDS encoding alkaline phosphatase PhoX, whose protein sequence is MVEFTRRKLMASSAAAAIGAGTVGVASGEDDPEEHDTLEAPYVKGNIDRFSTTALGAEVTGPFVFETGELLYSLQGPSPENVAPFDTGGVGVFDDFRFTFNGKNDEFEELEAPRTKQEERQVLSAAGQYRLLVHTGEEINGGDERFGHPQTPDGTDLEEIAAEAYEGVGEQADMNFFVATNDEGTEGYLFTNNETRPGAISRTPLYRDEDGYWQADLENAMELENTEAFREVGGTKVNCYGDLSPWETPLSAEEEYGHPRVNGLATVSDIVEAGSGVGLRGGSEFWNRPNILDVHDSLSDLFGEEHAYPMGLNNNRGTEKMAYQLGAEPIDMTEVEVDDAAEDQDGDGTKTVNTPRPIGDEAFPNRYRYGYIVEITEPTAEEPIPVKHHVFGRAAWECPEVLPDERTVYLASDGGAKGIYKFVAEEPIPSYDDRMDVRGTLYAIKATEIGEGPVAETDLDVEWLELGTASNAEVESWIAEYDDVTQVDYLETHAETDWTEDLEAALAEADEEVAINGNQDYITDEEVVEWAEQYEERGPDGVDEDLRRVPFLETRAAAKEIGASIEFNKAEGIDSHDEAEPGDFIYFGISSLSGYMTDEHGDLRFDEVDTGVLYRAELEADYDVSTLEPVVVGPNASDSESLLDESLINVDNVMVMDDGRVLLCEDKGSFGRTYENDALWVYEPPAVLEASSVAVSHGATGTVDLTLSSIPDGLAGGRITVSVEHADVAEITDASYHDALELTSGPSIDGDGSSVEFRFADLENEIGATREEVTLATLDLEGVGTGTTDVTIEVHSLDDDDGTAIDTQARPGVVVVGPPPVGEGSGRAPTDLDGDGLFEDVNGNGRLDYEDVTLLFENLEDESVRLNEAAFDFNENGRIDYDDVVALYDEL, encoded by the coding sequence ATGGTCGAATTTACCAGGCGGAAACTGATGGCATCGTCGGCGGCAGCGGCGATCGGCGCGGGAACGGTCGGCGTCGCGAGCGGCGAGGACGACCCGGAGGAACACGACACGCTCGAGGCGCCCTACGTCAAGGGGAACATCGATCGGTTCTCGACGACGGCGCTCGGCGCCGAAGTCACCGGACCGTTCGTCTTCGAGACGGGGGAACTCCTCTACAGTCTGCAGGGTCCCAGCCCGGAGAACGTCGCTCCCTTCGACACGGGCGGGGTCGGCGTCTTCGACGACTTCCGGTTCACCTTCAACGGGAAGAACGACGAGTTCGAGGAACTCGAGGCGCCGCGAACCAAACAAGAGGAGCGACAGGTCCTCTCGGCGGCCGGTCAGTACCGTCTCCTCGTCCATACCGGCGAGGAGATCAACGGCGGAGACGAACGGTTCGGTCACCCGCAGACGCCGGACGGCACGGACCTCGAAGAAATCGCCGCGGAGGCCTACGAGGGGGTCGGCGAACAGGCCGACATGAACTTCTTCGTCGCGACGAACGACGAGGGCACGGAGGGGTACCTCTTCACCAACAACGAGACGCGACCGGGCGCGATCTCCCGAACGCCGCTCTACCGCGACGAGGACGGCTACTGGCAGGCCGACCTCGAGAACGCGATGGAACTCGAGAACACCGAGGCGTTCCGCGAGGTCGGCGGAACGAAGGTCAACTGTTACGGCGATCTCAGTCCGTGGGAGACGCCGCTGTCGGCCGAAGAGGAGTACGGCCATCCGCGCGTCAACGGGCTCGCGACGGTCAGCGATATCGTCGAGGCCGGCAGCGGCGTCGGCCTTCGCGGCGGCAGCGAGTTCTGGAACCGCCCCAACATTCTGGACGTCCACGATTCGCTCAGCGACCTCTTCGGCGAGGAGCACGCGTATCCGATGGGACTGAACAACAACCGGGGCACCGAGAAGATGGCCTATCAGCTCGGCGCCGAGCCGATCGATATGACCGAAGTCGAGGTCGATGACGCGGCGGAGGATCAGGACGGGGACGGCACCAAGACCGTGAACACGCCCCGCCCCATCGGGGACGAGGCGTTCCCGAACCGCTACCGGTACGGGTACATCGTCGAGATCACCGAACCGACCGCCGAGGAGCCGATCCCGGTCAAACACCACGTCTTCGGCCGCGCCGCGTGGGAGTGTCCCGAAGTCCTCCCCGACGAGCGGACCGTCTACCTCGCCTCCGACGGCGGCGCGAAGGGCATCTACAAGTTCGTCGCCGAGGAACCGATCCCGAGCTACGACGACCGGATGGACGTCCGCGGCACCCTGTACGCGATCAAGGCCACCGAGATCGGCGAGGGGCCGGTCGCCGAGACCGATCTCGATGTCGAGTGGCTCGAACTCGGTACCGCGAGCAACGCCGAGGTCGAGTCCTGGATCGCCGAGTACGACGACGTCACGCAGGTCGACTACCTCGAGACCCACGCCGAGACCGACTGGACCGAGGACCTCGAGGCTGCGCTCGCCGAAGCCGACGAGGAAGTCGCCATCAACGGCAATCAGGACTACATCACCGACGAGGAGGTCGTCGAGTGGGCCGAGCAGTACGAGGAGCGCGGCCCCGACGGCGTCGACGAGGACCTGCGGCGCGTCCCCTTCCTCGAGACCCGCGCCGCGGCCAAGGAGATCGGCGCCAGCATCGAGTTCAACAAGGCCGAGGGGATCGACTCCCACGACGAGGCCGAGCCCGGCGACTTCATCTACTTCGGCATCTCCTCGCTCAGCGGCTACATGACCGACGAGCACGGCGACCTCCGGTTCGACGAGGTCGACACTGGCGTCCTCTACCGGGCCGAGCTCGAGGCGGACTACGACGTCTCGACGCTCGAGCCGGTCGTCGTCGGGCCGAACGCGAGCGATTCCGAATCGCTGCTCGACGAGTCGCTCATCAACGTCGACAACGTGATGGTCATGGACGACGGTCGGGTGCTCCTCTGTGAGGACAAGGGCAGCTTCGGCCGCACGTACGAGAACGACGCGCTGTGGGTCTACGAGCCGCCGGCGGTTCTCGAGGCGAGTTCGGTGGCGGTCAGCCACGGCGCGACCGGGACGGTCGACCTGACGCTGTCGTCGATTCCGGACGGGCTCGCGGGCGGTCGCATCACGGTCTCGGTCGAGCACGCCGACGTCGCCGAGATCACCGACGCCAGCTACCACGACGCGCTGGAACTCACCTCGGGGCCGTCGATCGACGGCGACGGCTCGAGCGTCGAGTTCCGCTTCGCCGACCTCGAGAACGAGATCGGTGCCACCCGCGAGGAGGTCACGCTCGCGACGCTCGACCTCGAGGGCGTCGGGACCGGAACGACCGACGTCACGATCGAGGTCCACTCGCTGGACGACGACGACGGGACGGCGATCGACACTCAGGCTCGTCCGGGCGTCGTGGTCGTCGGCCCGCCGCCGGTCGGCGAGGGCTCGGGCCGCGCCCCGACCGACCTCGACGGCGACGGGCTCTTCGAGGACGTCAACGGTAACGGTCGCCTCGACTACGAGGACGTCACCCTGCTGTTCGAGAACCTCGAGGACGAGTCCGTCCGGCTCAACGAGGCCGCCTTCGACTTCAACGAGAACGGTCGCATCGACTACGACGACGTCGTCGCCCTCTACGACGAACTGTAA
- a CDS encoding O-acetylhomoserine aminocarboxypropyltransferase/cysteine synthase family protein: MGDSPDDNEFATNSVHAGQVADPTTGARAPPLYQTTSYEFEDTDHAAALFGLEETGNIYSRIMNPTNAMLEERIATLEGGVGALATSSGMAAFDLATFILADVGDNIVSASSLYGGTYTYLTHTVAKRGIETTFVDTLDYEAYAEAIDDDTAFVHLETIGNPALVTPDIERIADIAHDHDVPLFVDNTFATPYLCRPLEHGADLVWNSTTKWIHGAGSTVGGVLVDGGSFPWERGEYPEITEPNPAYHGVNFYETFGEAAFSVVARTRGLRDLGNQQSPFDAWVTLQKLESLPLRMEKHCENAMAVAEYLDDHPDVEWVNYPGLESHETHENARKYLEGGYGGMITFGLEGGYDAAETVCNEVDLASLLANVGDAKTLIIHPASTTHQQLTEEEKLASGTTDDMVRLSVGIEDIDDVIADLDRAIDAA, translated from the coding sequence ATGGGAGACAGCCCCGACGACAACGAGTTCGCCACGAACAGCGTCCACGCCGGTCAGGTAGCGGATCCGACGACGGGCGCCCGGGCGCCGCCGCTGTACCAGACCACCTCCTACGAGTTCGAGGACACCGATCACGCCGCCGCGCTGTTCGGACTCGAGGAGACCGGCAACATCTACTCGCGGATCATGAACCCGACGAACGCGATGTTAGAGGAGCGCATCGCGACGCTCGAGGGCGGCGTCGGCGCCCTCGCCACGTCGTCGGGGATGGCCGCGTTCGACCTCGCGACGTTCATCCTCGCGGACGTCGGCGACAACATCGTGAGCGCGTCCTCGCTGTACGGCGGCACGTACACCTACCTCACCCACACCGTCGCGAAGCGGGGGATCGAGACGACGTTCGTCGACACGCTGGACTACGAGGCCTACGCGGAGGCGATCGACGACGACACCGCGTTCGTCCACCTCGAGACGATCGGCAACCCCGCGCTCGTCACGCCCGACATCGAACGGATCGCCGACATCGCTCACGACCACGACGTGCCGCTGTTCGTCGACAACACCTTCGCGACGCCGTACCTGTGCCGGCCGCTCGAGCACGGCGCCGACCTCGTCTGGAACTCGACGACCAAGTGGATCCACGGCGCCGGCTCGACGGTCGGCGGCGTGCTGGTCGACGGCGGTTCCTTCCCGTGGGAACGAGGCGAGTATCCTGAGATCACGGAGCCGAATCCCGCGTACCACGGCGTCAACTTCTACGAGACCTTCGGCGAGGCGGCGTTTTCGGTCGTCGCGCGGACTCGCGGTCTGCGCGACCTGGGCAACCAGCAGTCCCCCTTCGACGCCTGGGTGACCCTCCAGAAGCTCGAGTCGCTCCCCCTCCGGATGGAGAAACACTGCGAGAACGCGATGGCCGTCGCGGAGTATCTCGACGATCATCCCGACGTCGAGTGGGTCAACTACCCCGGCCTCGAGAGCCACGAGACCCACGAGAACGCCCGGAAGTATCTCGAGGGCGGCTACGGCGGGATGATCACCTTCGGCCTCGAGGGCGGCTACGACGCCGCCGAGACGGTCTGTAACGAGGTCGATCTGGCGAGCCTGCTTGCCAACGTCGGCGACGCGAAGACGCTGATCATCCACCCCGCGAGCACGACCCACCAGCAGCTCACGGAGGAGGAGAAACTCGCGAGCGGTACTACCGACGATATGGTGCGTCTCTCGGTCGGCATCGAGGACATCGACGACGTGATCGCGGATCTGGATCGAGCGATCGACGCGGCCTGA
- a CDS encoding alkaline phosphatase PhoX — MVEFTRRKLMATSAATAIGAGAIGTVSGQEDGDTPGAPRINGDIKRLATTARGAEVTGPFVFENGEILFSLQHPSRDNPAPYDTAAVGVLAGHRFSFNGKNDEFDELEAPRSDAAQGRVQVAGGEYDILVQEGDPINGGDERWGHPQTPDGTDIADYVGSRYGDVGYNPDMNFFVPTDEDGLGGYLFTNNETSPGCISRTPISRGEDGWTADPENAMELENREAFREVGGTRINCYGDLSPWGTPMSSEEDYSHPRVSGPATVSDIDAAGSGVGLRGAAAFWNRPNPTEIAGELGDDGDLFDEGWDPQGTWALAGLEMLAYYLGAEPVDQDGETNTTDPIGDVYPNPYRYGHIVEITDPTAAEPTPVKHHVMGRAAFECPEFMPDERTVYLASDGASKGIYKFVAEEPIPSYDDRMNVCGTLYAARVTNDDAAKNCPPAEVDLEVEWLELGTASNAEVESWIAEYDDVTQVDYLETHAETDWAEDLEAALAEADETVAVEGNRDYITDEEILEWARQYEERGPDGVDEDLRRVPFLETRAAAKEIGASVEFRKAEGIDSLDDAEPGDFLYIGISELNDGMSDDEGDIRMDRVDGGVVYRAELEADYDVSTLEPVVVGPDATDRESIVDESPLNVDNVMVLDDGRVLLCEDKGNFGRSYTNDALWVYEPPAVLRADSIAVSHGATGTVDLTLSSIPDGLAGGRITVSVEHADVAEITDASYHDALELTSGPTIDGDGSSVEFRFADLEDEIGATREEVTLATLDLEGVGTGTTDITIEVHSLDDDDGTAIDTQPRPGVVVVGPPPVDEDSDRAPTDLDGDGLFEDVNGNGRLDYEDVTLLFENLENESVRLNEAAFDFNENGRIDYDDVVALYDEL; from the coding sequence ATGGTCGAATTCACCAGGCGAAAACTGATGGCAACCTCGGCAGCGACCGCGATCGGCGCTGGGGCGATCGGGACGGTCTCCGGACAGGAGGACGGCGACACGCCCGGAGCACCGCGAATCAACGGCGACATCAAGCGCCTCGCGACCACGGCTCGCGGCGCGGAGGTCACCGGACCGTTCGTGTTCGAGAACGGCGAGATCCTCTTCAGTCTCCAGCACCCGAGCCGGGACAACCCCGCGCCGTACGATACGGCGGCGGTCGGCGTCCTCGCGGGGCACCGGTTCTCCTTCAACGGGAAAAACGACGAGTTCGACGAGCTCGAGGCCCCGCGATCGGACGCGGCACAGGGGCGCGTCCAGGTCGCCGGCGGCGAGTACGACATCCTCGTCCAGGAGGGCGACCCGATCAACGGCGGCGACGAGCGGTGGGGGCACCCCCAGACGCCCGACGGCACCGACATCGCCGACTACGTCGGGTCCCGGTACGGCGACGTCGGCTACAACCCCGACATGAACTTCTTCGTGCCGACCGACGAGGACGGGCTCGGGGGCTACCTCTTTACGAACAACGAGACGAGTCCGGGCTGTATCAGCCGGACCCCGATCAGCCGCGGCGAGGACGGCTGGACGGCCGACCCCGAGAACGCGATGGAACTCGAGAACCGCGAGGCGTTCCGCGAGGTCGGCGGCACCCGGATCAACTGCTACGGCGACCTGAGTCCGTGGGGAACGCCGATGTCCTCGGAAGAGGATTACAGCCATCCGCGCGTGTCGGGGCCGGCGACGGTCAGCGATATCGACGCGGCCGGCAGCGGCGTCGGTCTCCGCGGCGCGGCGGCGTTCTGGAACCGACCGAACCCGACCGAGATCGCGGGCGAACTCGGCGACGACGGCGACCTGTTCGACGAGGGCTGGGACCCGCAGGGAACGTGGGCGCTGGCGGGACTCGAGATGTTGGCCTACTACCTCGGGGCCGAGCCCGTCGATCAGGACGGTGAGACGAACACGACGGACCCGATCGGTGACGTCTACCCCAACCCCTACCGGTACGGCCACATCGTCGAGATCACCGACCCGACCGCCGCGGAGCCGACTCCGGTCAAACACCACGTCATGGGGCGGGCGGCCTTCGAGTGTCCCGAGTTCATGCCCGACGAGCGGACCGTCTACCTCGCCTCCGACGGCGCGAGCAAGGGCATCTACAAGTTCGTCGCCGAGGAGCCGATCCCGAGCTACGACGACCGGATGAACGTCTGCGGCACGCTGTACGCCGCCCGCGTCACGAACGACGACGCGGCGAAGAACTGTCCCCCGGCCGAGGTCGACCTCGAGGTCGAGTGGCTCGAACTCGGCACCGCGAGCAACGCCGAGGTCGAGTCCTGGATCGCCGAGTACGACGACGTCACGCAGGTCGACTACCTCGAGACCCACGCCGAGACCGACTGGGCCGAGGACCTCGAGGCAGCGCTCGCCGAAGCCGACGAGACGGTCGCGGTCGAGGGCAATCGGGACTACATCACTGACGAGGAAATCCTCGAGTGGGCCCGGCAGTACGAGGAGCGCGGTCCCGACGGCGTCGACGAGGACCTCCGTCGCGTCCCCTTCCTCGAGACCCGCGCCGCGGCCAAGGAGATCGGCGCCAGCGTCGAGTTCCGGAAGGCCGAGGGAATCGACTCGCTCGACGACGCCGAGCCCGGCGACTTCCTCTACATCGGGATCTCGGAGCTCAACGACGGCATGAGCGACGACGAGGGCGACATTCGGATGGATCGCGTCGACGGCGGCGTCGTCTACCGGGCCGAACTCGAGGCGGACTACGACGTCTCGACGCTCGAGCCGGTCGTCGTCGGTCCCGACGCGACGGATCGCGAGTCGATCGTCGACGAGTCGCCCCTCAACGTCGACAACGTGATGGTCCTCGACGACGGTCGGGTGCTCCTCTGTGAGGACAAGGGGAACTTCGGCCGCTCTTACACCAACGACGCGCTATGGGTCTACGAGCCGCCGGCGGTCCTGCGCGCCGACTCGATCGCGGTCAGCCACGGCGCGACCGGGACGGTCGACCTGACGCTGTCGTCGATCCCTGACGGGCTCGCGGGGGGTCGCATCACGGTCTCGGTCGAGCACGCCGACGTCGCCGAGATCACTGACGCCAGCTACCACGACGCGCTGGAACTCACCTCGGGGCCGACGATCGACGGCGACGGCTCGAGCGTCGAGTTCCGCTTCGCCGACCTCGAAGACGAGATCGGTGCCACCCGCGAGGAGGTCACGCTCGCGACGCTCGACCTCGAGGGCGTCGGGACCGGAACGACCGATATCACGATCGAGGTCCACTCGCTGGACGACGATGACGGCACGGCGATCGACACCCAGCCCCGCCCGGGCGTCGTGGTCGTCGGTCCACCGCCGGTCGACGAGGACTCGGACCGCGCCCCGACCGACCTCGACGGTGACGGGCTCTTCGAGGACGTCAACGGTAACGGTCGCCTCGACTACGAGGACGTTACCCTGCTGTTCGAGAACCTCGAGAACGAGTCCGTCCGGCTCAACGAGGCCGCCTTCGACTTCAACGAGAACGGTCGCATCGACTACGACGACGTCGTCGCCCTCTACGACGAACTGTAA
- a CDS encoding thiol-disulfide oxidoreductase DCC family protein: protein MDTDVPDDGPIVLFDGVCNLCHGFVQFLIPRDPEGQFRFASLQSDVGQRLLAEHGLSDRDLDSVVLLEGDEAYVKSDAVIRIGQLLGGVYRLLGPCRFLPRRFRDRAYDLVARHRYRLFGRKEQCMLPTGNVRDRFLE from the coding sequence ATGGACACGGACGTACCGGACGACGGCCCGATCGTCCTCTTCGACGGCGTCTGCAACCTCTGTCACGGCTTCGTGCAGTTTCTCATTCCGCGGGATCCGGAGGGCCAGTTTCGGTTCGCGTCGTTGCAGTCCGACGTCGGCCAGCGGCTGCTGGCCGAGCACGGTCTCTCGGACCGCGACCTCGATTCGGTCGTGTTGCTCGAGGGCGACGAGGCGTACGTCAAGTCCGACGCGGTGATCCGGATCGGCCAGCTACTGGGCGGCGTCTACCGACTGCTCGGGCCGTGTCGGTTCCTCCCCCGTCGGTTCCGCGACCGGGCGTACGACCTCGTCGCGCGCCACCGCTACCGGCTGTTCGGGCGGAAAGAGCAGTGCATGCTGCCGACCGGAAACGTCCGGGATCGGTTCCTCGAGTAG
- a CDS encoding DUF5813 family protein, with protein sequence MTDLPDPVARELESHDAFVPLEDGPKYDLTTTVFDATVTADDAEGKRDGEFRVTVTLPTLDAAVAGETVAPVVEDGWFETLERRLEDTFTVAQTSTHDEPAVDRGDDAVTVTLEYVAWDAAEGVDDAKALIEFVEGTFAQGIIPGYEYQGAAATLLENAQNRGQQAAENGGDGSSGGMPM encoded by the coding sequence ATGACCGACCTTCCCGACCCCGTCGCGCGCGAACTCGAGTCCCACGACGCGTTCGTCCCGCTCGAGGACGGCCCCAAGTACGACCTCACGACGACCGTCTTCGATGCGACCGTCACCGCCGACGACGCCGAGGGGAAACGAGACGGCGAGTTCCGCGTCACCGTTACCCTCCCGACGCTCGACGCCGCCGTCGCGGGCGAGACCGTCGCCCCCGTCGTCGAGGACGGCTGGTTCGAGACCCTCGAGCGCCGTCTCGAGGACACGTTCACGGTCGCGCAGACGAGCACGCACGACGAGCCCGCCGTCGACCGCGGGGACGACGCGGTCACCGTCACGCTCGAGTACGTCGCCTGGGACGCCGCGGAGGGCGTCGACGACGCTAAAGCCCTCATCGAGTTCGTCGAGGGGACGTTCGCTCAGGGGATCATCCCCGGCTACGAGTACCAGGGCGCGGCCGCGACGCTGCTCGAGAACGCCCAGAACCGCGGCCAGCAGGCCGCGGAGAACGGAGGCGACGGTAGCAGCGGCGGCATGCCGATGTAG